From a single Solanum dulcamara chromosome 4, daSolDulc1.2, whole genome shotgun sequence genomic region:
- the LOC129886316 gene encoding annexin D3-like isoform X1 gives MGTLRIPDVVPSPTEDCESLMKSFKVKWLYVGLGTNEKSVISVLGHRNASQRKKIRETYHQLYNKSLVDDIYSELSGDFRKAVILWTYEPSERDAWLANESLKSRKKTITQLQVIVEIACASSADHLVAVRQAYCGLHNCSLEEDITANVPMPLQKILIGLVRSYRYDKELVDPNTANEEAAILREAIRTKQLENDNFLLILSTRNVHQLRATFECYKKNYGFSIDQDIKSCGKGLLESILKVVIWCIDSPEKHFAEVVRASIVGFGTDEDSLTRAIVTRAEVDMMKVRGEYIIANKTSLDSAINDDTSGDYREFLMTLLGAKV, from the exons ATGGGCACACTGAGAATACCAGATGTTGTTCCTTCTCCAACTGAAGACTGTGAATCACTCATGAAATCCTTCAAAG TTAAGTGGTTGTATGTAGGACTGGGAACTAATGAGAAGTCAGTGATATCGGTGTTGGGGCACAGAAATGCAAGCCAGAGGAAGAAGATCAGAGAAACCTATCACCAACTTTACAACAAGTCCCTTGTCGATGACATTTATTCTGAATTGTCTGGTGATTTCAGG AAAGCAGTCATTCTATGGACATACGAGCCTTCGGAGAGAGATGCGTGGCTAGCAAATGAATCcttgaaatcaagaaagaaaACCATCACCCAATTGCAAGTGATAGTAGAGATAGCTTGTGCATCATCTGCTGATCATCTGGTTGCGGTGAGACAAGCATATTGCGGCCTTCACAACTGTTCACTTGAAGAAGATATCACAGCAAATGTCCCTATGCCTCTACAAAAG ATTCTTATTGGTCTAGTCAGGTCCTATAGATATGATAAAGAATTGGTGGATCCTAATACTGCAAATGAAGAAGCTGCTATCCTTCGTGAAGCCATACGGACAAAACAGTTGGAGAATGACAATTTTCTGTTGATACTCAGCACAAGGAATGTTCATCAGCTTAGAGCAACTTTTGAGTGCTACAAGAAAAATTATGGATTCTCCATCGACCAG GACATTAAGAGCTGTGGAAAAGGTCTGTTGGAATCTATTCTGAAGGTGGTTATCTGGTGCATTGATTCGCCAGAGAAACATTTTGCTGAG GTTGTCAGAGCCTCGATTGTTGGTTTTGGAACTGATGAGGATTCTCTAACGAGAGCCATTGTAACTCGAGCTGAAGTTGATATGATGAAAGTAAGGGGAGAGTATATCATCGCGAACAAAACTAGTCTTGATAGTGCAATTAATGACGACACATCAGGTGATTACAGAGAGTTCCTCATGACACTTCTTGGTGCCAAAGTGTAG
- the LOC129886316 gene encoding annexin D3-like isoform X2, whose translation MGTLRIPDVVPSPTEDCESLMKSFKGLGTNEKSVISVLGHRNASQRKKIRETYHQLYNKSLVDDIYSELSGDFRKAVILWTYEPSERDAWLANESLKSRKKTITQLQVIVEIACASSADHLVAVRQAYCGLHNCSLEEDITANVPMPLQKILIGLVRSYRYDKELVDPNTANEEAAILREAIRTKQLENDNFLLILSTRNVHQLRATFECYKKNYGFSIDQDIKSCGKGLLESILKVVIWCIDSPEKHFAEVVRASIVGFGTDEDSLTRAIVTRAEVDMMKVRGEYIIANKTSLDSAINDDTSGDYREFLMTLLGAKV comes from the exons ATGGGCACACTGAGAATACCAGATGTTGTTCCTTCTCCAACTGAAGACTGTGAATCACTCATGAAATCCTTCAAAG GACTGGGAACTAATGAGAAGTCAGTGATATCGGTGTTGGGGCACAGAAATGCAAGCCAGAGGAAGAAGATCAGAGAAACCTATCACCAACTTTACAACAAGTCCCTTGTCGATGACATTTATTCTGAATTGTCTGGTGATTTCAGG AAAGCAGTCATTCTATGGACATACGAGCCTTCGGAGAGAGATGCGTGGCTAGCAAATGAATCcttgaaatcaagaaagaaaACCATCACCCAATTGCAAGTGATAGTAGAGATAGCTTGTGCATCATCTGCTGATCATCTGGTTGCGGTGAGACAAGCATATTGCGGCCTTCACAACTGTTCACTTGAAGAAGATATCACAGCAAATGTCCCTATGCCTCTACAAAAG ATTCTTATTGGTCTAGTCAGGTCCTATAGATATGATAAAGAATTGGTGGATCCTAATACTGCAAATGAAGAAGCTGCTATCCTTCGTGAAGCCATACGGACAAAACAGTTGGAGAATGACAATTTTCTGTTGATACTCAGCACAAGGAATGTTCATCAGCTTAGAGCAACTTTTGAGTGCTACAAGAAAAATTATGGATTCTCCATCGACCAG GACATTAAGAGCTGTGGAAAAGGTCTGTTGGAATCTATTCTGAAGGTGGTTATCTGGTGCATTGATTCGCCAGAGAAACATTTTGCTGAG GTTGTCAGAGCCTCGATTGTTGGTTTTGGAACTGATGAGGATTCTCTAACGAGAGCCATTGTAACTCGAGCTGAAGTTGATATGATGAAAGTAAGGGGAGAGTATATCATCGCGAACAAAACTAGTCTTGATAGTGCAATTAATGACGACACATCAGGTGATTACAGAGAGTTCCTCATGACACTTCTTGGTGCCAAAGTGTAG